A stretch of the Rhodospirillales bacterium genome encodes the following:
- a CDS encoding thioredoxin domain-containing protein produces MVNELNKETSPYLLQHANNPVHWRGWSAETLALAKSENKPILLSIGYAACHWCHVMAHESFENEAIAEVMNSLYINIKVDREERPDLDAIYQAALALIGEHGGWPLTMFLTPEGEPFWGGTYFPPEAKYGRPGFGAMLIRVNDLYKNKGDEIAQNVATLKDALAKRSEPIKGDLIGPEITERLGEHLLKEFDPVNGGIGSAPKFPNAPALELVFGAGRRSKNSEMTDAVLFALGKMCQGGIYDHVGGGISRYATDDAWLVPHFEKMLYDNAQLLELLRLVHSLDSNPLYSERMAETADWVIREMVTDGGGFAGTLDADSEGVEGKFYVWDTSELDDVLGDDSKFFKETYDASDAGNWEGKNILNRTSSPDPLDNKEENRLLVCRKKLLEARSKRVRPGLDDKILADWNGMMIAALARAGGAMDRPDWIMAATGAYDFIVSNMVVNARDENRLVHSYCAGQQGNDAMLDDYAAMARAALILYGIDGNQSRLDQAIAWTKVLDNHYEDENGGYYFSADDADDLILRTRNANDSATPSGAGIMVDVFARLWLMTGNDHYRKRAEEIVAAFSAALESNAFSLATLINAAGLLHHGVETIIVGKSQDPETSALISAALSAPEPNLVLQVIDPDATLAPGHPAFGKTQLDGKPTAYICRNQTCSEPITEAKALSHGLCT; encoded by the coding sequence ATGGTTAACGAACTCAACAAAGAAACCAGTCCCTATCTCTTGCAACATGCCAATAACCCGGTTCATTGGCGGGGCTGGAGCGCGGAAACTTTGGCGCTGGCAAAATCAGAAAATAAACCCATTTTGCTTTCCATCGGGTATGCGGCCTGTCACTGGTGCCATGTCATGGCCCATGAAAGTTTTGAAAACGAAGCCATCGCTGAAGTGATGAACAGCCTTTACATCAACATCAAGGTTGACCGCGAAGAGCGCCCCGATCTTGATGCCATTTATCAAGCAGCCTTGGCGCTCATCGGCGAACACGGTGGCTGGCCATTGACCATGTTTCTAACCCCCGAAGGGGAACCCTTTTGGGGAGGCACTTATTTTCCCCCCGAAGCCAAATATGGCCGGCCAGGGTTCGGCGCAATGCTGATACGGGTCAATGATCTTTATAAAAATAAAGGCGATGAAATCGCACAAAATGTTGCCACCCTGAAAGACGCGCTTGCAAAACGATCAGAGCCCATCAAAGGTGATCTGATTGGCCCGGAAATTACTGAACGCTTAGGTGAACATCTTTTAAAGGAATTTGATCCCGTCAATGGCGGCATTGGATCGGCCCCAAAGTTTCCCAATGCGCCCGCGTTGGAATTGGTCTTTGGTGCAGGGCGCAGATCAAAGAATTCTGAAATGACCGATGCCGTTTTGTTCGCCCTTGGCAAAATGTGTCAGGGCGGAATCTATGATCATGTCGGCGGTGGCATTTCACGCTACGCCACCGATGATGCCTGGCTGGTGCCCCATTTTGAAAAAATGCTCTATGACAATGCACAATTATTAGAACTGCTGCGCCTTGTTCACAGCCTGGATTCGAACCCCCTGTATTCAGAACGCATGGCTGAAACAGCAGATTGGGTTATCCGCGAAATGGTGACCGATGGCGGCGGGTTTGCAGGTACACTGGATGCAGATAGCGAAGGGGTAGAAGGCAAGTTTTATGTTTGGGACACATCCGAACTTGACGATGTTTTAGGCGATGATTCTAAATTTTTTAAAGAAACCTATGATGCTAGCGATGCTGGAAACTGGGAAGGCAAAAATATTCTCAACCGAACGTCATCCCCTGATCCTCTTGATAATAAAGAGGAAAATAGGCTTTTGGTCTGCCGTAAAAAACTATTGGAGGCACGTAGCAAACGCGTGCGTCCGGGACTTGATGACAAAATATTGGCCGATTGGAATGGCATGATGATCGCAGCGCTGGCGCGCGCAGGCGGTGCCATGGATCGACCGGACTGGATCATGGCAGCAACCGGGGCTTATGATTTTATCGTTTCAAATATGGTCGTAAATGCGCGCGATGAAAACCGCCTCGTCCATAGTTACTGTGCAGGGCAACAAGGCAACGATGCCATGCTGGACGATTACGCCGCCATGGCACGCGCCGCCCTTATTCTTTACGGCATAGATGGTAATCAATCGCGTCTTGATCAGGCCATTGCCTGGACAAAAGTTTTAGATAATCATTACGAGGATGAAAACGGCGGATATTATTTCAGCGCCGATGATGCCGATGACCTGATTTTGCGCACCCGCAATGCCAATGACAGCGCAACACCATCGGGGGCCGGAATCATGGTCGACGTTTTTGCCCGCCTTTGGCTTATGACCGGCAACGATCACTATCGCAAACGGGCCGAAGAAATAGTTGCGGCCTTTTCTGCCGCCCTTGAAAGCAATGCATTCTCCCTTGCAACATTAATTAACGCCGCCGGTCTTCTTCATCACGGCGTTGAAACCATTATTGTTGGTAAATCCCAAGACCCGGAAACAAGCGCACTGATCTCAGCCGCACTTTCAGCACCAGAACCGAACCTGGTACTACAGGTGATTGATCCAGATGCCACCTTGGCCCCAGGCCATCCCGCCTTTGGCAAAACACAGCTGGATGGAAAACCAACAGCCTATATTTGTCGAAACCAAACTTGTTCTGAACCCATCACAGAAGCGAAAGCATTAAGCCATGGTCTCTGCACGTAA